The Comamonas sp. GB3 AK4-5 genome includes a region encoding these proteins:
- the hemP gene encoding hemin uptake protein HemP, producing MGISMVAASPASQATLHSDDLLQGQKTVSIVHNGSTYRLQATKLGKLILTK from the coding sequence ATGGGCATTTCCATGGTTGCCGCCTCGCCCGCTTCCCAGGCGACCTTGCACAGCGACGATCTGCTGCAAGGCCAGAAGACCGTGAGCATCGTACACAACGGCTCCACCTACCGCCTGCAAGCCACCAAGCTGGGCAAGCTGATTCTGACCAAATAA
- a CDS encoding YitT family protein: protein MNAPSSVSAATPAAAPTLSAPANLPHSLVEDAAALFTGCVLISVGIALCAGAQLLTGGVVGLAFVLHYATDLPLGPLFFALNLPFYWLAWQKMGRTFTLKTFAAVLLLSLLTTLQPRLMHLGELHPLYAAIAGGLLMGVGMLVLFRHRGSLGGIGIAALYLQERYGWRAGKVQMALDCVILLLACVTVSPENVLWSIVAAVTLNLALTMNHRPGRYQVV, encoded by the coding sequence ATGAACGCGCCCTCTTCCGTCTCTGCAGCCACACCGGCTGCGGCACCTACGCTTTCCGCTCCCGCCAACCTTCCCCACTCATTGGTAGAAGACGCTGCAGCCCTGTTTACCGGCTGCGTGCTGATTTCGGTGGGCATTGCTCTGTGCGCGGGCGCGCAGTTGCTCACCGGCGGCGTGGTGGGCCTGGCCTTTGTGCTGCACTACGCCACCGACCTGCCGCTGGGCCCGCTGTTCTTTGCGCTCAACCTGCCGTTTTACTGGCTGGCCTGGCAGAAAATGGGCCGCACCTTCACCCTCAAAACCTTTGCCGCCGTGCTGCTGCTGTCGCTGTTGACCACCTTGCAGCCCCGGCTGATGCACCTGGGCGAGTTGCACCCGCTGTATGCCGCCATTGCCGGCGGCCTGCTCATGGGCGTGGGCATGCTGGTGCTCTTTCGCCACCGGGGCAGCCTGGGCGGCATAGGCATTGCCGCCCTCTATCTGCAAGAGCGTTACGGCTGGCGCGCCGGCAAGGTGCAGATGGCGCTGGACTGCGTCATCTTGCTGCTGGCCTGTGTCACCGTGTCGCCCGAGAACGTGCTGTGGTCCATTGTGGCGGCCGTCACACTCAATCTGGCCCTGACCATGAACCACCGCCCCGGCCGCTACCAGGTGGTGTGA
- a CDS encoding heavy metal translocating P-type ATPase: MSKNHPRHEEAYTHSCCGGGSCAPPQPQGMAAPSPSRPATDKHDHGEHAGHDHDHGPQTADADAHAGHDHGVLPGWPRITAALVLAVLAEAAHWGKSTLPWLEYAGMALAVVAIGLAGLGVYKAGLKDLAKLKLGIHALMAVAVTGAFLIGQWPEAAMVMALYAAAERIEDQAMERARQAIRSLLQLAPETADVILADGNVRKTAVAEVALGALVRIAPGARVPLDGTVTQGESSVNQAPITGESALADKEPGDALFAGSVNQHGMLTMEVTAPATDSLLARIVHAVEQAQATRAPTQRFVDRFAQVYTPAVLVLAVLLAVLAPWLLGWAWHDAVYQALALLVIACPCALVLSTPVTVVSALTAAAQRGILMKGGRSLETARLLHAVALDKTGTLTSGSPSLVHWQAWTGDATASQPQDLARTAWRLASGSDHPVSRAIAAGLPSGPASDAVQHLQALPGRGVQALLDGQRWTLANLRWAREQQLSNPALEALLEQQEAQGRTVTLLADGQAVRALFAVADPLRPQAAEAVTQLLALGVTPVVLSGDNQATVSTIAAEAGIRDARGSLLPQDKLDALAVLQRDVGPTGMTGDGINDAPALAQSDLGFAMGGRHSTGMAMETADVVLMNDDLRRIPETIRLSHKAHAVLWQNIALALGIKAAFFGLAMAGMATMWMAVMADMGVSLLVVANGLRLRRWRG, encoded by the coding sequence ATGAGCAAAAATCATCCACGCCACGAAGAGGCTTACACCCACAGTTGCTGCGGCGGCGGTAGCTGCGCACCCCCACAACCCCAAGGCATGGCCGCGCCATCTCCGTCACGCCCTGCAACGGACAAGCATGACCATGGTGAGCACGCAGGCCATGACCATGACCATGGCCCACAAACCGCTGACGCCGACGCCCATGCCGGCCACGACCATGGCGTGCTGCCCGGCTGGCCGCGCATCACGGCCGCGCTGGTGCTGGCAGTTCTGGCCGAAGCCGCACACTGGGGCAAATCCACGCTGCCCTGGCTGGAATATGCCGGCATGGCCCTGGCCGTAGTCGCCATTGGCCTGGCAGGCCTGGGCGTCTACAAGGCCGGACTGAAAGACCTGGCCAAGCTGAAGCTGGGCATCCACGCGCTGATGGCCGTGGCGGTGACCGGTGCCTTTTTGATTGGCCAATGGCCGGAAGCCGCCATGGTGATGGCCTTGTACGCTGCGGCCGAACGCATCGAAGACCAGGCCATGGAACGCGCCCGCCAGGCCATTCGCAGCCTGCTGCAACTGGCGCCTGAAACCGCCGACGTCATCCTTGCCGATGGCAACGTGCGCAAGACCGCCGTGGCCGAAGTGGCCCTGGGTGCACTGGTACGCATTGCCCCCGGAGCCCGCGTGCCACTGGATGGCACCGTGACGCAAGGCGAAAGCAGCGTCAACCAGGCCCCCATCACCGGTGAAAGCGCCCTGGCAGATAAAGAGCCCGGTGACGCGCTGTTCGCCGGCAGCGTCAACCAGCACGGCATGCTGACCATGGAGGTCACAGCCCCCGCCACCGACAGCCTGCTGGCGCGCATCGTCCACGCTGTGGAGCAGGCCCAGGCCACGCGCGCGCCCACCCAGCGCTTTGTGGACCGCTTTGCCCAGGTCTATACCCCCGCCGTGCTGGTGCTGGCCGTGCTGCTGGCCGTGCTCGCACCCTGGCTGCTGGGCTGGGCCTGGCACGATGCGGTCTACCAGGCCCTGGCCCTGCTGGTGATTGCCTGCCCCTGCGCCCTGGTGCTGTCCACCCCCGTCACCGTGGTCAGCGCACTCACCGCCGCAGCACAGCGCGGCATCTTGATGAAGGGTGGCCGCTCGCTGGAGACCGCCCGCCTGCTGCACGCCGTGGCCCTGGACAAGACCGGCACCCTCACCAGTGGCAGTCCCAGCCTCGTGCATTGGCAGGCCTGGACCGGTGACGCCACTGCCTCGCAGCCTCAAGACCTGGCCCGCACAGCCTGGCGTCTGGCCAGTGGCTCGGACCACCCGGTCTCGCGCGCCATTGCGGCCGGCCTTCCCTCCGGCCCCGCCTCGGACGCCGTGCAACACCTGCAAGCCCTGCCTGGCCGGGGCGTACAAGCCTTGCTGGACGGCCAGCGCTGGACCCTGGCCAATCTGCGCTGGGCCCGCGAACAGCAGCTGTCCAATCCGGCACTGGAGGCCTTGCTGGAGCAGCAAGAAGCCCAGGGCCGCACCGTGACCCTGCTGGCCGATGGCCAAGCCGTGCGCGCCCTGTTTGCCGTGGCCGACCCGCTGCGCCCACAGGCCGCCGAGGCCGTGACCCAGTTGCTGGCCCTGGGCGTGACGCCCGTGGTGCTCAGCGGCGACAACCAGGCCACTGTGTCCACCATCGCCGCCGAGGCCGGCATACGCGATGCGCGCGGCAGCTTGCTGCCCCAGGACAAGCTCGACGCCCTGGCCGTGCTGCAGCGCGATGTAGGCCCCACCGGCATGACCGGTGACGGCATCAATGACGCGCCGGCCCTGGCCCAATCCGACCTGGGCTTTGCCATGGGTGGACGCCACAGCACCGGCATGGCCATGGAAACCGCCGACGTGGTGCTGATGAATGACGACCTGCGCCGTATTCCCGAAACCATTCGCCTCTCGCACAAGGCCCATGCGGTGCTGTGGCAGAACATTGCCCTGGCCCTGGGCATCAAGGCGGCCTTTTTTGGCCTGGCTATGGCCGGCATGGCCACCATGTGGATGGCCGTGATGGCCGACATGGGGGTCAGCCTGCTGGTGGTGGCCAACGGCCTGCGCCTGCGCCGCTGGCGAGGGTGA
- a CDS encoding Cd(II)/Pb(II)-responsive transcriptional regulator has translation MSQYRIGEAARMSGVTAANIRYYEREGLVQPSGRAENDYRFYTDADLHRLRFIRMCRAMDMSLAEVRTLLVLDLNNKSDCAAANHTVNGHLQHVRERLYELQILEQELLALRDRCDGSDTRCHIIEALHAQADVPLEDTRLPAAGASKRHV, from the coding sequence ATGTCCCAATATCGCATTGGTGAGGCCGCACGAATGTCTGGCGTCACGGCTGCCAATATTCGTTACTACGAGCGCGAAGGCCTGGTGCAACCCAGCGGCCGCGCCGAGAACGACTACCGCTTCTACACCGATGCGGATTTGCACCGGCTGCGTTTTATCCGCATGTGCCGGGCCATGGACATGTCGCTGGCGGAGGTGCGGACTTTGCTGGTGCTGGATTTGAACAACAAGTCCGACTGCGCTGCTGCCAACCATACCGTGAACGGCCATTTGCAGCATGTGCGCGAGCGCCTGTATGAGCTGCAGATCTTGGAGCAGGAGCTGCTGGCGCTGCGTGACCGCTGTGATGGCAGTGACACCCGCTGTCACATCATCGAGGCCTTGCATGCCCAGGCCGATGTGCCCTTGGAAGACACACGCCTGCCTGCAGCAGGGGCCAGCAAGCGGCACGTGTGA
- a CDS encoding HAD family hydrolase, whose amino-acid sequence MQQLPVQWSEVKAWVFDLDGTLLDSRPDILAAASATLVDYGHAALPLGYQLPNLHGMAGELVRDVFVERGYPAPTDLVRLRAEFEAHYAAQNPSQARLYDGVPEWLHWARNQGVALGVCTNKLERLARDGMQQLDIAAGFGAITGSDTYGVGKPSPEPLLRTLEELGVAPADAVFFGDTHADAACAQAAGVRFAWHSTGYGDARVQALPQVLRYGRYAELQRQVDAAHAAAPV is encoded by the coding sequence GTGCAGCAATTGCCCGTGCAGTGGAGTGAAGTCAAGGCCTGGGTGTTCGATCTGGATGGCACCTTGCTGGACAGCAGGCCCGACATTCTGGCGGCCGCCAGCGCCACCTTGGTGGACTATGGCCATGCCGCTTTGCCCTTGGGCTACCAACTGCCCAATCTGCATGGCATGGCGGGTGAGTTGGTGCGCGATGTGTTTGTGGAGCGAGGCTATCCGGCGCCCACGGACCTGGTGCGTTTGCGTGCCGAATTTGAAGCCCATTACGCGGCCCAGAACCCCAGCCAGGCCCGCTTGTATGACGGCGTGCCCGAATGGCTGCATTGGGCGCGCAACCAAGGGGTGGCCCTGGGCGTGTGTACCAACAAGCTGGAGCGCCTGGCGCGCGATGGCATGCAGCAGCTGGACATTGCGGCCGGGTTTGGTGCCATCACCGGCTCGGACACCTATGGCGTGGGCAAGCCCTCACCCGAGCCGCTGCTGCGCACGCTGGAGGAGCTGGGCGTGGCGCCCGCCGATGCCGTCTTCTTTGGCGATACCCATGCCGATGCGGCTTGCGCCCAGGCTGCTGGCGTGCGCTTTGCCTGGCACAGCACCGGCTACGGCGATGCCCGGGTGCAGGCCTTGCCTCAGGTGTTACGCTATGGGCGCTATGCAGAGCTGCAGCGCCAGGTGGACGCAGCGCATGCTGCGGCCCCGGTTTAG
- a CDS encoding IS5 family transposase (programmed frameshift) → MRKGYPSDIKREQFEVIRPMLESARKRTAPRKVELYEVFCAVLYLLRTGCQWRALPSDFPKWRTVHSYWAIWSEPREGGSLLEQALKKNQVGAAREKLGRNACSAFLIVDAQSVKNTDTAGLKGYDAGKKVCGIKRHIAVDTQGLPHAIAVTTAEVTDRKGALQALQRCKRTLGRVQGVLCDSGYVGQPFAQGVQEILGEHVTVQIAKRSEMHSFKVMPKRWVVERSFAWLEKNRRLWKNCERWLNTSLQFVHLAFLGLLLRRL, encoded by the exons ATGAGAAAAGGCTACCCCAGCGATATCAAGCGCGAGCAGTTCGAAGTGATCCGGCCAATGCTGGAGAGTGCGCGCAAAAGGACGGCCCCACGCAAGGTGGAGCTTTACGAGGTGTTCTGCGCCGTGCTGTATCTGCTGCGCACGGGCTGCCAGTGGCGAGCGCTGCCCAGCGACTTTCCCAAGTGGCGCACGGTGCATTCGTACTGGGCGATCTGGAGCGAGCCCCGCGAGGGTGGCAGCCTGCTGGAGCAGGCTTTAAA AAAAAATCAGGTTGGCGCGGCCCGCGAGAAACTGGGGCGCAACGCATGCAGCGCGTTCTTGATTGTGGACGCGCAGAGCGTGAAGAACACGGACACGGCGGGGCTGAAGGGCTATGACGCGGGCAAGAAGGTCTGTGGGATCAAGCGCCACATTGCGGTGGACACGCAGGGGCTGCCACATGCCATTGCGGTGACCACGGCCGAGGTAACGGACCGCAAAGGTGCCCTGCAGGCCCTGCAGCGCTGTAAGCGGACGTTGGGGCGAGTGCAAGGCGTGCTGTGCGACAGCGGCTACGTGGGCCAGCCCTTTGCGCAGGGCGTACAAGAGATTCTGGGCGAGCACGTGACGGTGCAAATCGCCAAGAGGAGCGAGATGCACAGCTTTAAGGTCATGCCCAAGCGCTGGGTAGTGGAGCGCAGCTTCGCCTGGCTGGAGAAGAACAGAAGGTTATGGAAAAACTGCGAGC